CCTGCCGGCTTCGTATTAGATACCTCTGGCGGAGCCGTGGAAAGAAAAGTCTTGTTTCCGGAAGCGGACGAGTCATTCGTTTCCAAAGCAAGGTCTTGCTTGTCCGTCCGGAGACCATCCACCATTGACACTTTGTCGCTGGAATCCTTTCCGTGGTCATTTGGATTAGGATCAAGCCTGTCAATAGGCATCACTTCTGCTGCCGACTTGCGGATTTCGATCGCTTCCTTCATCTCAACTGTTGGAGACCTGAGCTGCACGTggggcgtctctgcgtcaGAGCCGGAGAGAATCTCCATTGGACTTCCTCTTGCATGCTCGTCTGGCTCTGGTCCAGATTCAAGGACTTCCTGAGAAGCCGATGCCAATATGTTCGGGTCACCCGGAACGACCGTCAGATCGTCCGACGAACCATCAAGGGAAACTCTGGTTTCCAATGCACTTCCATGGTTCTCTTCGTTTAAGTATCCCGTCGCTTCGTTCCCGTTATCTGAGGCAGAAGTCGTGTTATTCTCCGGTAACTCATGGCGTGGTATCGAAGGGGTTCCAGTGAGAAAATGTGTATGATCTGGCTCTTTGTGTGTCGTCTGTTCTTTCACGGACTGGCCGTCCTCGTTGCTAACTGTATCCGGTGTTGTTAACTGCAGGTCCGCTGCGTCCAAGGCGTTTCCGTGATCCTCAACAACCATGGCAGTGAGGCTTTCGTCTTGCTCTTGCGAAACGGTGAACTGGTCTTCCACTGaggcaggaggaagagaagtcgCCGCTGCCACATCCGCCTCCCCACGTACATTGCCTCCGAGAGCCagactgttttcttctgcttcaccCCTTCCAGGCTCGCGGTTGCTATTGGACGTATGGGAGACGAATCGCTccttcggcgtctctgctccgTCTGCGCTACTGTAGGCAGTGCTGCGCGAATGTTCCTGTCCATTTTGTGAAGACAACTGCTCAGATAAAACGGGATCCGTAGACACATTGTTCTCGGTGACAGTCGGGGGATACCCTCCACCTGTGCGTGTCTCCGTAGACACTCGAGCCGACTCTATGGGAATGTCCTCTGTTTTAGCTCTCTCATCTGCCACATCCTGGTGTTGtgtgccttcctcgcctccatGATGGTCTTCCTCCTCACTTTTTCCGTCTACTTTTAGTGGAGGCGCGCTGCTACCAGAATCAAAGTCCTCGATGAaatcctccttcttctcatctGTCAAGCCATCTTGCTCCTCCTTCCCCGTTCCTGGCTCTTCCTCCAGCTTATCGGCGGCCCTTGTCTCGTCGTCACCATTTTGCTTCACCTGAGCTTCAGCGGCAGCTTCCTCGTTTTGCTCCACCGAGCTCCCAGCCTCGTCTCCCTGTCGGGTGCTGCTTTCCTCAGAGCGTTCGTTGTCTGATCTTTTCTCTAGCAGCCAGGTCTCTCCATTTTTTTCGGTGAACGAAATAACCGCCCCTTGAGTATTCACGGGGACGCTGCTCGCGCTGAACGAGTTTACAGCATTTTCAAGAGCAGAAACGGCAGAGCTCGGCTGGGAAGGCAGCGCAGCCGCAGCGAAATTGTGAATTGGCCGAGTGACGCTGCTCGACTGAGTACGTGCGAGATGTGAGATcacttcttgctcttctgtTACAGTGGACAGGCTGTTtgctgcagcagagaaggcaggatTGTTGTCGTCTGGAGTCGACTCCACTTCGGAATTTATCAAAGAGACAGGGGGGATGACTGTCGTCACGTTTTGGTCTACCACCGGTTCCGCTTGAGGGGCGCTGCTTGCGAGGACATTTGCAGACTCGGAGATGGTGGAGTTTCGTTGAGTAGAAACATACTGCAGGGGATTGGGAGATGGAACCACCAACTCGGGGGGTATCCCGACATCTGTGGTGGGGTTATGCGATTCGGTAGTTTCTGTTGCattgaaaagaggagaggtaCCACCTTGACTGTCGCTATCTTCGTGACCCGGAGACAGTTCCTGTGTTGCCGAAAAGGAGTGATCGGCATTTTGTATCTGCGGAAGTTCAGGGAACCGTGTTGGAGGTGTGAATGTGTCGGCAGAAACAGGGTTCCGCTCCGTTGCAGTGCAGATTTCCGCTAACGTGAACATTTTTAACTCGTCACCTAGCTGCAGCAACTGGTTCCCGATTGTTTTGGAGCTTTCGGCTGAGTCTGGAGGACCCGAGCTTTCATTATGAGTGGCACTGGTTGACAAAATGTCACCCACTTCACGTACACTACGTTCTAAGTCCGCCCAGGCCCTGAACACATCCTGTACAGGGAACAAATGCACACAGCCGACACTCGCACAAAACCAGATTCGGGACAAAACCGACAAGTCTCAGTCTCCTGGTGCTGAAACTCGTACATTGAGCAGCCCCACGAGATACTCCGCTTCTTTCCGCCATAATTTCGGACTGCTGCATGACGTACTCGACTGCAAATTGCACCGTGCTAATCCCAGTGCAACTGGAAAAAGCAAtcagaaagcagaaaaagcaaTGATGCAAAAACTGACAGAGATGGGGACGCAGAGGCCGGTCGAGTGAAGTGAGGGAAAAGAGGTTAGCACAGCAACAAGTTGTGAACGGTGTGGGACACTTCAGAGGACAAGTGACAAGGGTAAGAAGTTGTCTGGTGAAGACGGAATTCGAAGCAAGTCTCGGCATCGCGGTGGAGCTGACACAGTTGTTGCGAACCCGTGAACAGGAGCCGCAGTGACACTGAGACCGCAAGTAGTTTCACCGAAGGGCAtcgaaagacaaagacaTTCAAATTGGCACGGAGtctggaagaggaaaagggtTAAGAGTGGAGCAAAACGGACAGTTTAGATGTTTGCGTTCTCTGCCATCCAATCGTTACCTCGGTGCTTGTGATTCCTTACTTCTAGTTTATTAATAGCTTGCACGATATGgtccgtcgccttcgccagTCTTTGCATATCCATATCTTCACCCACGTCACTCTTGGCTACGTTGTTGAGAGCCTCGGTC
This window of the Toxoplasma gondii ME49 chromosome VI, whole genome shotgun sequence genome carries:
- a CDS encoding hypothetical protein (encoded by transcript TGME49_239880~Signal peptide predicted by SignalP 2.0 HMM (probability 0.621) with cleavage site probability 0.371 at residue 28~Predicted trans-membrane domain (TMHMM2.0):11-34); the encoded protein is MAAMKVGGQKACLLVSAALALLCMTGLPAPYTIVSAALFASEGFSVKASDNKVQRKSGGTGWAGIRTGFRKKGKLFSLAESSPDDSDDSASPATNASDPAPEQGKGRSTENSRAADKTGVSSSLEGFSFDDNRSPAEKGAPQNRQEALLAAAVGFSLTLRLLEQNEESVITTPGVLSSVVWATEALNNVAKSDVGEDMDMQRLAKATDHIVQAINKLEDVFRAWADLERSVREVGDILSTSATHNESSGPPDSAESSKTIGNQLLQLGDELKMFTLAEICTATERNPVSADTFTPPTRFPELPQIQNADHSFSATQELSPGHEDSDSQGGTSPLFNATETTESHNPTTDVGIPPELVVPSPNPLQYVSTQRNSTISESANVLASSAPQAEPVVDQNVTTVIPPVSLINSEVESTPDDNNPAFSAAANSLSTVTEEQEVISHLARTQSSSVTRPIHNFAAAALPSQPSSAVSALENAVNSFSASSVPVNTQGAVISFTEKNGETWLLEKRSDNERSEESSTRQGDEAGSSVEQNEEAAAEAQVKQNGDDETRAADKLEEEPGTGKEEQDGLTDEKKEDFIEDFDSGSSAPPLKVDGKSEEEDHHGGEEGTQHQDVADERAKTEDIPIESARVSTETRTGGGYPPTVTENNVSTDPVLSEQLSSQNGQEHSRSTAYSSADGAETPKERFVSHTSNSNREPGRGEAEENSLALGGNVRGEADVAAATSLPPASVEDQFTVSQEQDESLTAMVVEDHGNALDAADLQLTTPDTVSNEDGQSVKEQTTHKEPDHTHFLTGTPSIPRHELPENNTTSASDNGNEATGYLNEENHGSALETRVSLDGSSDDLTVVPGDPNILASASQEVLESGPEPDEHARGSPMEILSGSDAETPHVQLRSPTVEMKEAIEIRKSAAEVMPIDRLDPNPNDHGKDSSDKVSMVDGLRTDKQDLALETNDSSASGNKTFLSTAPPEVSNTKPAGDFLHTEHLLDNGNETKNVFLAPGSHLEHASTHRVQGFQESDGQEDEIAEQTTSASRRPSEQTGGQADESTNTVGGRMSQIDANSRRKRRDGIAELGEKKSGRGQRESNETADKEGSSDDFLPRHNKHGSSSRGTVNGKEPEPAEERETKDNGPSDEAGQNTGEGETDEKTDGSNSQMAESEATSDRTESDIDKFLKSENLAELMKAKTLEDLRRILGPYMKVTIKDALAFKELSDKLKDAGVKEAEIRGMMATENTPWRAFAMKIGLSERSTETLERCLSKLVR